A window from Desulfonatronum sp. SC1 encodes these proteins:
- a CDS encoding molybdopterin-dependent oxidoreductase: MKTIIPTTCTRDCPSTCGLLATVENGRLVRLSGNPEHPLTRGAACGKKALYVRRVYSLERVTAPMIRRGGRWEIVTWDAALDLVAERIKTLIAESGPEAILYYQGYGERTALKLLNRYFFSLLGGVTTLRGSLCGGTGQAAQNLSVGDRVSHDPLDHANSRSMILWGRNPVSTNAGLVPIIRDLRRRGGPVLLVDPARTRSAALADHHIAVRPGRDVFLALAAAKLILAAGAEDKPFLERHAEGVRDFLNLAERFSLDQLCNRAGVCEDQAQLIADTLITAKPTSILLGWGLHRHALAHQSIQAIDALGALSGNLGIPGGGVSQGFEEYGPYDQRFWGDELHPPRRTLLMPRIGEEILNATNPKIRMIFVTAANPVCMAPNTDKVSRAFRQTEFVVYSGHFLDDTADHAHVFLPATTFLEEQDVMASYGHNYVGAVNKVIEPVGECRSEFWMFQELARRFPFASEYRRGLEEWLEAVCAPLREQGRDQGGDLQALRSRPFRVNAPMVPYADRRFPTPSGKFRFLERLDEAEPSPETPEFPYTLLTVAPHDAICSERTLADHEPLPAVVLSARQAAGLGLEQGRLVKVFSPHGAVKARLSVDLELREDILVAERGGWVKGEHGLNRLTRDMASRVGDGCPYYETRVAVAAWPAEDVQDVPILVIEHSPQAPGGNFVKAILRRGARVTTLRPSDGDVLSNWPEGPEDFAGLVVLGGPQHAFDDASSPHFPRLMDLMRAFDAAHRPVAGICLGAQLLARAHGGTTYTLSGLEFGFVQHHPTPAAGDDPVIGAALPLPPLMEFHEDSFTLPPGATLLVQGEACPNQCFRVGRASYGFQFHLEADSRILADWLTLFRQGAIPVYRVYQDQFPDAYYTDLARRLPLLLADATAFCDKAALAWLRLCGEGAEAWGKDREDGSRPVEA, from the coding sequence ATGAAAACAATCATCCCAACGACATGCACCCGTGACTGCCCCAGCACCTGCGGGCTTTTGGCAACCGTGGAGAACGGACGCCTGGTCCGGTTGAGCGGGAACCCTGAGCATCCGCTGACCAGGGGGGCGGCCTGCGGGAAGAAGGCGCTGTACGTTCGGCGGGTCTACAGTCTGGAACGGGTCACGGCCCCGATGATCCGACGCGGCGGGCGCTGGGAGATCGTGACCTGGGATGCGGCCCTGGACCTCGTAGCCGAGCGGATCAAAACCTTGATCGCCGAATCCGGTCCGGAAGCCATCCTCTACTATCAGGGATATGGGGAGCGTACGGCTCTGAAGCTGCTCAACCGCTATTTCTTCAGCCTGCTGGGCGGCGTGACCACCCTGCGCGGCTCCCTCTGCGGCGGGACGGGTCAGGCGGCCCAGAATCTCAGTGTCGGCGACCGGGTCTCTCATGACCCGCTGGATCACGCCAACAGCCGGTCCATGATTCTCTGGGGCCGCAATCCGGTTTCCACCAACGCCGGTCTGGTTCCGATCATCCGGGATCTGCGCCGACGCGGCGGGCCGGTTCTGCTGGTCGACCCGGCCCGAACCCGTTCCGCGGCCCTGGCGGATCACCATATCGCGGTGCGCCCCGGCCGCGACGTCTTCCTGGCCCTGGCCGCGGCCAAGCTGATCCTGGCCGCCGGGGCCGAGGACAAACCATTCCTGGAACGGCACGCCGAGGGAGTGCGGGATTTTCTGAATTTGGCGGAGCGGTTCAGCCTGGATCAGCTCTGCAACCGGGCCGGGGTTTGCGAGGATCAGGCTCAACTTATCGCCGACACCCTGATCACCGCCAAGCCTACGTCCATTCTTCTCGGCTGGGGGCTGCACCGGCACGCCCTGGCCCATCAGTCCATCCAGGCCATCGACGCCCTGGGAGCGCTCAGCGGCAATCTGGGCATCCCTGGAGGCGGCGTCAGTCAAGGCTTTGAGGAATACGGACCCTATGACCAGCGCTTTTGGGGAGACGAGCTGCATCCACCCAGGCGCACCCTGCTCATGCCTCGGATCGGGGAGGAGATCCTGAACGCGACCAACCCGAAAATCCGGATGATCTTCGTCACCGCGGCCAACCCCGTATGCATGGCCCCCAACACCGACAAGGTCAGCCGGGCCTTTCGGCAAACGGAATTCGTGGTCTACAGCGGTCATTTTCTGGACGACACCGCGGACCATGCCCATGTCTTTCTCCCCGCGACCACGTTTCTGGAAGAACAGGACGTCATGGCCAGCTACGGCCACAATTACGTCGGCGCGGTGAACAAGGTCATCGAGCCGGTGGGCGAGTGCCGGTCGGAATTTTGGATGTTTCAGGAACTGGCGCGACGGTTTCCCTTTGCTTCGGAATATCGCCGAGGGCTGGAAGAGTGGCTGGAAGCCGTCTGCGCGCCTCTTAGAGAACAGGGCCGGGATCAGGGCGGGGACTTGCAGGCGCTGCGAAGTCGTCCCTTCCGGGTCAACGCGCCCATGGTTCCCTACGCGGACCGTAGATTTCCTACTCCTTCGGGGAAGTTTCGCTTCCTGGAGCGCCTGGACGAGGCCGAGCCTTCTCCGGAGACTCCGGAATTCCCCTACACCCTGCTCACCGTCGCCCCCCATGACGCCATTTGCTCGGAACGGACCCTGGCGGACCATGAACCGCTGCCCGCGGTCGTTCTATCCGCGCGCCAGGCCGCCGGGCTGGGGCTTGAACAAGGTCGGCTGGTCAAGGTCTTCAGTCCACATGGAGCGGTCAAGGCCCGCCTCAGCGTCGACCTCGAGCTGCGCGAGGACATCCTCGTGGCCGAACGGGGCGGGTGGGTCAAAGGAGAACACGGTCTGAACCGGTTGACCCGGGACATGGCCAGTCGGGTCGGCGACGGCTGCCCCTATTACGAGACCCGGGTGGCCGTGGCCGCTTGGCCCGCCGAGGACGTTCAGGACGTTCCCATCCTCGTGATCGAGCACAGTCCGCAAGCGCCGGGAGGCAACTTCGTCAAGGCCATTCTCCGCCGGGGCGCGCGAGTAACCACCCTGAGGCCCTCGGACGGCGACGTCCTGTCGAACTGGCCCGAAGGACCGGAAGACTTCGCCGGGCTCGTGGTCCTGGGAGGGCCGCAACACGCCTTTGACGACGCCTCGTCCCCGCACTTTCCCCGGCTCATGGACCTGATGCGCGCCTTTGACGCGGCACACCGCCCCGTGGCCGGCATCTGCCTGGGAGCGCAACTGCTGGCCCGAGCCCACGGCGGAACCACCTACACCCTTTCCGGCCTGGAGTTCGGGTTCGTTCAGCACCACCCAACCCCGGCGGCCGGGGACGACCCCGTCATCGGCGCGGCCCTGCCCTTGCCCCCCCTGATGGAATTCCACGAGGACTCGTTCACCCTGCCCCCCGGCGCGACCCTGCTTGTCCAGGGGGAGGCCTGTCCCAACCAGTGCTTCCGGGTCGGCCGCGCCTCGTACGGCTTCCAATTCCACCTGGAGGCGGATTCAAGGATTCTCGCCGACTGGCTGACGTTGTTTCGCCAGGGAGCCATTCCCGTCTACCGCGTCTACCAGGACCAGTTCCCCGATGCGTATTATACAGACCTGGCCAGACGCCTCCCGCTGCTCCTCGCCGACGCGACGGCCTTTTGCGACAAGGCCGCCCTGGCGTGGCTCCGGCTTTGTGGCGAGGGTGCGGAGGCTTGGGGAAAGGATAGAGAGGATGGCTCAAGGCCTGTTGAGGCATGA
- a CDS encoding TraR/DksA C4-type zinc finger protein, with protein MTHDQLFVFRNLLHGLMDQIRDKGTATAEAISGIYQACPDLNDRASLESDRHMLILIGQRERNLTRQVLAALSRIDDGSYGVCQECDEHIPLKRLEIHPTSTLCVCCQQEREQESAMGALAWA; from the coding sequence ATGACCCACGATCAACTGTTTGTGTTTCGGAACCTGTTGCACGGCTTGATGGATCAGATTCGGGACAAAGGCACGGCCACGGCTGAGGCGATCAGCGGAATCTATCAGGCTTGCCCGGATCTGAACGACCGGGCCTCCCTGGAATCGGATCGACACATGCTGATCCTGATCGGTCAGCGCGAAAGGAACCTGACGCGGCAAGTTCTGGCCGCGCTGTCCCGCATCGACGACGGCTCCTACGGTGTTTGCCAGGAATGCGACGAGCATATCCCCCTCAAGCGCCTGGAAATCCACCCCACCTCCACCCTGTGCGTGTGTTGTCAGCAGGAACGGGAACAGGAGTCCGCCATGGGCGCATTGGCCTGGGCCTGA
- the phnX gene encoding phosphonoacetaldehyde hydrolase — MHTCFDQDNVEQFEELLLEVGDRCRDYSGPVRAVILDWAGTTVDYGCIGPTEVFRRAFSGFGVTVDDEEIRVFMGLKKIDHVRAMTHQKTLSGRWRQVHGRDPNEQDVQDIYARIEPLMMDVVTDHAELIPGVRNLVTALRAKDIRIGSTTGYSRPMVERLMASAAGQGYKPDTVVCSTEVSEGRPYPWMCYVNAMTLDVFPMSAMIKIGDTVADIEEGLNAGMWTIGLTMSGNELGLSRREAESLAPDDLSSSLELIARRFRRAGAHYTARGVWEVLPLIEEIELRLSRGVRP, encoded by the coding sequence ATGCATACCTGTTTCGACCAAGACAATGTGGAGCAATTTGAGGAGTTGCTCCTGGAGGTGGGGGACCGGTGCAGGGATTATTCCGGCCCGGTTCGGGCGGTGATCTTGGACTGGGCCGGCACGACCGTTGACTACGGATGCATCGGCCCCACGGAGGTGTTTCGACGAGCCTTCTCCGGATTCGGCGTGACCGTGGACGACGAGGAGATCAGGGTTTTCATGGGGCTGAAAAAAATCGACCATGTTCGGGCCATGACGCATCAGAAAACCTTGAGCGGCAGGTGGCGGCAGGTGCATGGCCGCGATCCGAACGAGCAGGATGTGCAGGACATCTACGCCAGGATCGAACCGTTAATGATGGACGTCGTGACCGACCATGCCGAACTGATTCCGGGAGTGCGAAACCTGGTCACCGCCTTGAGGGCCAAAGACATCAGGATCGGTTCGACCACCGGATATTCGCGGCCCATGGTGGAACGCCTGATGGCCTCCGCGGCCGGCCAGGGGTACAAGCCGGATACGGTTGTTTGCTCCACGGAAGTGTCGGAGGGACGACCGTATCCATGGATGTGCTACGTCAACGCCATGACCCTGGATGTCTTTCCCATGTCCGCGATGATCAAGATCGGCGACACCGTCGCGGACATCGAAGAGGGCCTGAACGCAGGGATGTGGACCATCGGCCTGACCATGTCCGGCAACGAACTGGGGCTGTCGCGCAGGGAGGCCGAAAGCCTGGCCCCCGATGACCTGAGTTCGAGCCTGGAACTGATCGCCCGGCGCTTCCGCCGCGCCGGGGCCCACTACACGGCCCGCGGCGTCTGGGAGGTGTTGCCCTTGATCGAGGAAATCGAACTGCGCCTGTCCCGTGGCGTCCGGCCATGA
- a CDS encoding glycosyltransferase family 1 protein, with protein sequence MRIALITDVWTPLINGVVTTLENTVRILREKGHVVLVLSPDMFPGLPCPTYPEIRLSLFPWRKVTRILDNYRPDAVHIANEGPMGWAGRFFCWKRGKGFTSAYHTRLPEYIRLRFPVPLRASYAFFRWFHKPSKAVMTASPELMEELRSLGFSSLKLWSRGVDTGLFRPRSKDYLDAPRPISMFMGRVAVEKNIEDFLHLDIPGTKYVVGDGPAFVKLKGAYPDVRFVGAKRGEELAAHLAAADVFVFPSTTDTFGLVLLEAMACGVPVAAYPVTGPQSVVVHGQTGWLSDDLGEAVHRALPLSPQACRSHAEIYSWERCTEQFLGNLHLLNMHGLDD encoded by the coding sequence ATGCGCATCGCCCTGATCACCGACGTCTGGACCCCGCTGATCAACGGCGTGGTCACCACCCTGGAGAACACGGTCCGCATCCTCCGGGAAAAGGGTCATGTGGTCCTTGTGCTCAGTCCGGACATGTTTCCAGGCCTGCCCTGCCCCACGTACCCGGAAATCCGCCTTTCGCTGTTTCCCTGGCGCAAGGTGACCCGCATCCTGGACAACTATCGCCCGGACGCAGTGCATATCGCCAACGAAGGTCCCATGGGCTGGGCCGGTCGATTCTTCTGCTGGAAGCGCGGCAAGGGGTTCACGTCGGCCTACCACACCCGCCTGCCGGAATACATCCGGCTGCGGTTCCCCGTTCCGCTCCGGGCCTCCTACGCCTTTTTCCGCTGGTTCCACAAACCCTCCAAGGCCGTGATGACCGCCTCGCCGGAGTTGATGGAAGAACTGCGCTCCCTGGGCTTCTCCAGCCTGAAGCTGTGGTCCCGGGGCGTGGATACCGGGCTCTTTCGTCCGCGGAGCAAGGACTACCTGGACGCACCGCGTCCCATTTCCATGTTCATGGGCCGGGTGGCAGTGGAAAAGAATATCGAGGATTTTCTCCACCTGGACATTCCCGGGACCAAGTACGTGGTCGGGGATGGCCCGGCCTTCGTGAAACTCAAAGGGGCCTATCCGGACGTCCGGTTCGTCGGAGCCAAACGCGGCGAGGAACTGGCCGCCCACCTGGCTGCCGCGGACGTCTTCGTCTTCCCGAGCACCACGGACACCTTCGGCCTGGTCCTCCTGGAGGCCATGGCCTGCGGCGTCCCAGTGGCCGCCTACCCGGTAACCGGCCCCCAAAGCGTGGTCGTCCACGGCCAAACCGGATGGCTTTCCGACGATCTGGGCGAGGCCGTACACCGGGCCCTGCCCCTCTCCCCCCAGGCCTGCCGCAGCCACGCCGAAATCTACTCCTGGGAGCGCTGTACCGAGCAATTCCTGGGCAATCTGCATTTGTTGAACATGCATGGCTTGGACGACTGA
- a CDS encoding carbohydrate ABC transporter permease, with product MYRVSNQVYGWLLFFPAAVMFFLFTHFPILATLKASFFSTPRGARPARFVGLENYRVMFDDPVFWKVLGNNFIFAAGTIPLSIGLALLMAVWVNGKLSGRSIVRTAYFTPTVLPMIAVANIWLFFYTPQIGLLDGLTGLLGFPSRNWLGEPSTVMSCLIVMTIWKEAGFFMIFYLAALQSISPELQDAGRIEGAGRWYFFRRVTWPLLMPTTVFILFNAVINAFKLVDHLFIMTKGGPNNASSLLLYYIYEVAFSFWDTAYASTLTMALLVVLAVLALSQFVYLERRTHYQ from the coding sequence GTGTATCGGGTTTCCAATCAAGTGTACGGATGGCTGCTCTTTTTTCCGGCAGCGGTGATGTTTTTTCTCTTCACCCACTTCCCGATTCTGGCCACCCTGAAGGCCAGCTTTTTCTCCACTCCTCGTGGTGCCCGTCCGGCCAGGTTTGTTGGGCTGGAAAACTACCGGGTGATGTTTGATGATCCGGTGTTCTGGAAGGTCCTGGGCAACAACTTCATCTTCGCCGCGGGAACCATTCCGCTGAGCATCGGCCTGGCCTTGCTGATGGCCGTCTGGGTCAACGGCAAGCTGTCCGGGCGTAGCATCGTACGCACCGCGTACTTCACGCCCACCGTGCTGCCCATGATCGCCGTGGCCAACATCTGGCTCTTTTTCTACACCCCGCAGATAGGGCTGCTGGACGGCTTGACCGGGCTGCTCGGCTTTCCCAGCCGCAACTGGCTGGGCGAACCGTCCACCGTGATGAGCTGTTTGATCGTGATGACCATCTGGAAGGAGGCCGGTTTTTTCATGATCTTTTATCTGGCGGCGCTGCAGTCCATCTCTCCGGAGCTGCAGGACGCGGGGCGGATCGAAGGGGCAGGAAGATGGTACTTCTTTCGCCGGGTGACCTGGCCGCTGCTGATGCCCACCACGGTGTTCATCCTCTTCAATGCCGTGATCAATGCCTTCAAGCTGGTAGACCACCTGTTTATCATGACCAAGGGCGGCCCGAACAACGCCTCTTCGCTGCTGCTGTACTACATCTATGAAGTGGCCTTTTCCTTCTGGGATACCGCCTATGCCTCCACCCTGACCATGGCCCTGCTGGTCGTCCTGGCTGTTTTGGCCCTCAGCCAATTCGTTTACCTCGAACGGCGGACCCACTACCAATGA
- a CDS encoding PhoH family protein: MEPRQKNYFIDTNILLDDPESIAVLRNGMENSIFIPHTVLEELDRHKTDSRLGHQAQQALSYLLEHKEEFDLLERGPEGNTASCLADNRILDEILLASVEAPILVTNDKTMRIKAHKLGMQSEPYFRANPFYRNESQRYTGFIAEGEDIVANSFSWENGKPVFNGREERRTITHQHKVWSVAPRNVYQNLAMELLLSPDIDLVTLESEAGFGKTFLSLAAALHLVLSEKRHHKIYVIKPYVEIGRSMGYLPGAVSEKMAPYVRNIRDLILKLHAIRPANKLFIDPEAPIPEFDIKRLEILPLAFIRGMNIEDAVVIVDEAQNMSRMEARALLSRMCTNTKVFMMGDSRQVDAPYNSEFNNALNWTVRKLKGMDRYAHLVLKGAHSRGPIADMVLASSL, encoded by the coding sequence ATGGAACCACGCCAAAAAAACTACTTCATCGACACCAACATACTTCTGGATGATCCGGAAAGCATCGCCGTACTGCGCAACGGGATGGAAAACAGCATTTTCATCCCCCATACCGTGCTTGAAGAGCTGGACAGGCACAAGACCGACTCCCGGCTGGGGCATCAGGCCCAGCAAGCCTTGTCGTATCTTCTGGAACACAAGGAGGAATTCGATCTTCTGGAACGAGGCCCGGAAGGCAACACCGCCTCCTGCCTGGCCGACAACAGGATTCTCGACGAGATCCTGCTGGCCTCAGTGGAGGCGCCGATCCTGGTGACCAACGACAAGACCATGCGCATCAAGGCGCACAAGCTGGGCATGCAGAGCGAGCCCTATTTCCGGGCCAATCCTTTTTACAGGAATGAATCCCAGAGATACACCGGCTTCATTGCCGAGGGCGAGGACATCGTCGCGAATTCCTTTTCCTGGGAAAACGGCAAGCCCGTGTTCAACGGACGGGAGGAACGCCGGACCATCACCCATCAGCATAAGGTCTGGAGCGTGGCCCCGCGCAACGTGTACCAAAACCTGGCCATGGAACTGCTGCTCTCTCCGGACATCGACCTGGTCACCCTGGAATCCGAGGCCGGGTTCGGCAAGACCTTCCTCTCCCTGGCCGCGGCCCTGCACCTGGTGCTGAGCGAGAAACGCCATCACAAGATCTATGTTATCAAGCCCTACGTGGAGATCGGTCGGTCCATGGGCTATCTGCCCGGGGCGGTCAGCGAGAAAATGGCCCCCTACGTGCGCAACATCCGCGACCTGATCCTGAAACTGCACGCCATCCGTCCGGCGAACAAGTTGTTCATCGATCCCGAAGCGCCCATTCCCGAGTTCGACATCAAACGCCTGGAAATCCTGCCCCTGGCCTTCATCCGCGGCATGAACATCGAAGACGCCGTGGTCATCGTGGACGAGGCCCAGAACATGTCCCGAATGGAGGCCAGGGCGTTGCTGTCTCGGATGTGCACCAACACCAAGGTGTTCATGATGGGCGACTCCCGCCAGGTGGACGCGCCCTACAATTCGGAATTCAACAACGCCCTGAACTGGACCGTGCGCAAACTCAAGGGCATGGACCGCTACGCCCACCTGGTGCTCAAGGGCGCCCATTCCCGAGGGCCCATCGCGGACATGGTTCTGGCATCCAGCCTGTAG
- the phnW gene encoding 2-aminoethylphosphonate--pyruvate transaminase, with protein sequence MEPNQIEILDNPYLLLTPGPLSTSPGVRAAMLRDWCTWDAEYNDIVQVIRNRLTRLATPASGYTTVLMQGSGTFSVEACLGTVVPRHGKLLVLSNGHYGDRIAMIAKRLLIPFDVLDFGDTNPLDMEAVDKTLRVDRAISHMAVVHCETSTGMLNPVQDVGDLEIRHHRSLIVDAMSSFGGIPMDVNNLWVDYLISGPNKCLQGVPGFGFVVARQSQLEHCSGSARSLCLDLLDQWLEMENLAGKWRFTSPTHVVRAFAQALVELEAEGGVNARHARYVQNQTILSLGMRELGFETLLPDEYQSPIITAFLYPSHPGFEFARFYAELKRRGFVIYSGKVTRTNTFRIGNIGHVFPDDILALLQAVRESMYWA encoded by the coding sequence ATGGAACCGAACCAGATTGAAATCCTGGACAATCCCTATTTGTTATTGACTCCGGGGCCGTTGTCCACCTCCCCCGGGGTGCGTGCCGCCATGCTTCGCGACTGGTGTACCTGGGACGCCGAATACAACGACATTGTCCAGGTCATCCGGAATCGGTTGACTCGTCTGGCCACTCCGGCCTCCGGATACACCACCGTATTGATGCAGGGCAGTGGGACGTTCAGCGTTGAGGCCTGTCTCGGCACGGTTGTTCCCCGGCACGGAAAGCTGCTGGTCCTAAGCAACGGTCACTACGGGGACCGGATCGCCATGATCGCCAAACGGTTGCTGATTCCTTTCGATGTCTTGGACTTTGGCGACACCAACCCGCTGGACATGGAAGCCGTCGACAAGACGCTCCGAGTGGATCGGGCCATCTCCCACATGGCCGTGGTCCACTGCGAGACCTCCACCGGGATGCTCAATCCCGTTCAGGATGTCGGCGACCTGGAGATCCGCCACCACCGGTCCCTGATCGTGGACGCCATGAGCAGCTTCGGCGGAATCCCCATGGACGTAAACAACCTCTGGGTGGATTATCTGATCAGCGGCCCGAACAAATGTCTTCAGGGCGTACCCGGATTCGGTTTTGTCGTGGCCAGACAGAGCCAGTTGGAGCACTGCTCCGGGAGTGCACGCTCTCTGTGCCTTGATCTGCTTGATCAGTGGTTGGAAATGGAGAACCTGGCCGGCAAATGGCGGTTCACGTCGCCGACGCACGTGGTCCGGGCCTTTGCCCAGGCCCTGGTGGAACTGGAAGCCGAAGGCGGCGTCAATGCCCGACATGCCAGGTATGTCCAAAACCAGACCATCCTCTCTCTGGGCATGCGCGAACTGGGATTTGAAACGCTGCTTCCGGATGAATACCAATCCCCGATCATCACCGCGTTTCTCTACCCTTCCCATCCAGGATTCGAGTTCGCTCGTTTCTACGCGGAACTCAAGCGGCGCGGATTCGTGATCTACTCGGGCAAAGTCACCAGGACGAACACCTTCCGCATCGGCAACATCGGCCACGTCTTCCCCGACGACATCCTCGCCCTGCTCCAGGCGGTGCGGGAGTCCATGTATTGGGCATGA
- a CDS encoding serine hydrolase has translation MRKLIRTFSFLIFILVLTTGCGGGSGGEPGRVAAVENSLIPAVIKAGDEPPLLHLEDRMRHFRVPGVGIAVVNNGVVEWAKGYGVVEAGGSRAVNAQTVFQACSISKPVAVTGIMLLEQSKTLDITRNVNDYLTSWRLPDSAHTVREKATVERLMSHTGGTSVGGFAGYAPGEALPTILQTLQGISPANNKAVEAVYVPGTKWSYSGGGMEVLHLMTQEVTGMPLRDYMQRHLFTPLGMSRSDFAQPLDGPLATNAAKGHDVDGGVVSGGWNTYPELVAAGLWTTPSDLGRLLVETINATRGHGIALELETAVNILTQRPNSEFGLGFMVETRADDLVFKHTGSNQGYKTYFMGLRDRGQGVVVMTNGENGSPLMYEIVRSVVRVYDWPDIEGAEEAELVDVPRATLRSHVGAYVGTFRPTGKEAIEDIDFQVYLEDSGLMLRLAYAGGSGRMDLYPVAHDEFLLRGDLEGTLVFDVDAQGRTIGFSIPRINVTARKK, from the coding sequence ATGCGAAAATTAATCCGCACTTTTTCTTTCTTGATCTTCATCCTCGTACTGACCACTGGCTGCGGAGGAGGGAGCGGAGGAGAGCCTGGACGCGTCGCCGCCGTTGAGAATTCCCTGATACCCGCCGTGATCAAGGCCGGTGACGAACCGCCCTTGCTGCATCTGGAAGACAGGATGCGGCATTTCAGGGTTCCCGGAGTTGGAATCGCCGTGGTCAATAACGGGGTTGTCGAATGGGCCAAGGGATATGGGGTGGTCGAGGCCGGGGGAAGCCGGGCGGTCAACGCGCAGACCGTTTTCCAAGCCTGTTCGATCAGCAAACCCGTTGCCGTGACCGGGATCATGCTGCTCGAGCAATCCAAGACCCTGGACATCACCCGCAACGTGAACGACTACCTCACCTCCTGGCGGCTTCCCGATTCTGCCCACACCGTCAGAGAGAAGGCCACGGTGGAACGGCTGATGTCGCATACCGGGGGGACAAGCGTCGGGGGATTCGCCGGATATGCGCCCGGCGAGGCGTTGCCGACGATTTTGCAGACCCTCCAGGGCATTTCGCCCGCCAACAACAAGGCCGTTGAAGCGGTCTACGTTCCGGGAACGAAATGGTCCTACTCGGGTGGGGGAATGGAAGTGCTGCATTTGATGACCCAGGAGGTGACCGGGATGCCTTTGCGTGACTATATGCAGCGTCATTTGTTCACCCCCCTGGGCATGTCCAGGAGCGACTTCGCGCAACCCCTGGACGGTCCGTTGGCGACTAACGCGGCCAAAGGCCACGATGTGGACGGGGGCGTCGTTTCGGGAGGATGGAATACGTATCCGGAACTCGTTGCCGCCGGCCTCTGGACCACGCCATCCGATCTTGGTCGTCTGCTCGTTGAAACGATCAACGCGACCAGAGGGCATGGGATCGCATTGGAACTGGAGACAGCGGTGAACATCCTGACCCAGAGGCCGAACTCGGAGTTCGGCCTGGGCTTTATGGTCGAGACCAGGGCCGACGACCTGGTCTTCAAGCATACCGGCAGCAACCAGGGATACAAAACCTATTTCATGGGGTTGCGGGATCGGGGACAGGGCGTGGTCGTGATGACCAACGGTGAAAACGGATCCCCGCTGATGTACGAGATCGTGAGGAGCGTCGTCAGGGTGTACGACTGGCCGGACATTGAGGGGGCCGAAGAAGCGGAGCTCGTGGACGTGCCGCGGGCGACCCTGCGGTCGCACGTCGGAGCGTATGTTGGCACTTTCAGGCCGACGGGCAAAGAGGCCATTGAAGACATTGATTTTCAGGTTTACCTGGAGGATTCCGGCCTGATGCTCCGGTTGGCCTATGCCGGTGGATCAGGACGAATGGATCTGTATCCGGTGGCGCATGATGAATTTCTCCTCAGAGGCGACCTTGAAGGCACCCTTGTCTTCGACGTGGACGCCCAAGGCCGGACAATCGGTTTCAGCATTCCGCGGATAAACGTCACGGCACGAAAAAAGTGA
- a CDS encoding carbohydrate ABC transporter permease, which produces MITARLSHYLESLGAWLLALIWAGPLLYAAWAAFHPPAYIANFDLFAPLTLDNFRTAWNTAPFARYFLNSFAYVSMTLAGQFFLCTLAAFAFARFEFPGRDIAFMLVLVQLMIMPDQLIVKNYELMSRLNLVDTTAAISLPYMASAFGTFLLRQTFKQIPRELEEAARVEGAGWLRVLWKVYVPLGKPTYIAYGLVSVSHHWNNFLWPLVITNSVNTRPLTVGLAIFGAPESGVNFAIITAGTLIAVAPLLIAFLLFQRQFVQSFMRSGIK; this is translated from the coding sequence ATGATCACCGCCAGACTCTCCCACTACCTGGAAAGCCTCGGGGCCTGGCTCCTGGCCCTGATCTGGGCCGGGCCGCTGCTCTACGCGGCCTGGGCTGCCTTTCACCCCCCGGCCTACATCGCCAATTTCGATCTTTTTGCTCCGCTGACCCTGGACAACTTTCGCACGGCCTGGAATACCGCTCCCTTTGCCCGATATTTTCTAAATTCCTTTGCCTACGTGAGCATGACCCTGGCCGGACAGTTCTTCTTGTGTACCCTGGCTGCTTTCGCCTTTGCCCGGTTCGAATTTCCCGGACGGGACATCGCCTTCATGCTTGTCCTGGTGCAGTTGATGATCATGCCCGATCAGTTGATCGTGAAGAATTACGAATTGATGAGCCGCCTGAACCTCGTGGACACCACGGCGGCGATCTCCCTGCCGTACATGGCCTCGGCCTTCGGCACCTTCCTGCTGCGCCAGACCTTTAAGCAGATCCCCAGGGAACTGGAGGAGGCGGCCCGGGTGGAGGGCGCGGGCTGGCTGCGGGTGCTCTGGAAAGTCTACGTCCCCCTGGGCAAGCCCACCTACATCGCCTACGGCCTGGTTTCGGTGAGTCACCACTGGAACAACTTTCTCTGGCCCCTGGTGATCACCAATTCCGTGAACACCAGGCCCCTGACCGTGGGATTGGCCATTTTCGGGGCGCCCGAATCCGGAGTCAATTTCGCCATCATCACGGCGGGAACATTGATCGCCGTCGCACCGTTGCTTATCGCCTTTCTGCTGTTCCAGCGCCAGTTCGTGCAGAGCTTCATGCGCTCGGGCATCAAGTGA